A single window of Ammospiza caudacuta isolate bAmmCau1 chromosome Z, bAmmCau1.pri, whole genome shotgun sequence DNA harbors:
- the IL11RA gene encoding interleukin-11 receptor subunit alpha, with protein MHSSIPSLGRVMVFLAAALASASFAIPEDWGEEGVQYGQLGTDVTLSCPGARASSAVRWRRAGAAALPEGSVIQQGSLVLPSASPALGGTYSCHGEDGSLLHSVSLRLGHLPGVPFVSCRASDYENFSCSWTSSVETFLPTRYITTYRKKSLTGEEKRRNKNGHVGLCVQDPSRPGTCTVHRSEFWSSYRLNITEVNPLGFSYRLLDVTMQAIIKPDPPEGLVVEPIPLAPRRLHVSWKYPSSWPKEPHFQLRFRLQYRPVIHRSWSVVETVNLSEVITDAFAGLEHVVQVSAKDFLDAGNWSEWSAEARATPVIDLASTAREETTTYARLESLAEEPSQAPNPEPINGSDPLEKMAVLVSLGIFAFFILAAVLVITILIWLRVRKHSKDKTKPSFLVAATHLKALPKAQIL; from the exons ATGCACAGTTCCATCCCAAGCCTGGGCAGGGTGATGGTGTTCCTCGCAGCAGCCCTGGCATCAGCCTCCTTTGCTATCCCTGAAGACTGGGGAGAGGAAG GTGTGCAGTatggacagctggggacagacGTGACCCTGTCATGCCCTGGTGCCCGTGCCAG ctcagcagtgcgGTGGAGGCGAGCGGGCGCCGCGGCGCTGCCGGAGGGCTCGGTGATCCAGCAGGGATCGCTGGTGCTGcccagcgccagcccggccctcGGGGGCACGTACAGCTGCCACGGCGAGGACGGCAGCCTGCTGCACTCCGTGTCCCTGCGACTGGGGC ACCTGCCTGGAGTTCCCTTTGTGTCATGCAGAGCATCTGACTATGAGAATTTCTCTTGCTCCTGGACCTCCAGTGTGGAGACCTTCCTTCCCACCAGATATATCACCACATACAG GAAGAAATCCCTGACAGGCGAAGAAAAGCGGAG GAACAAGAACGGGCACGTGGGGCTGTGCGTGCAGGATCCGTCCCGCCCTGGCACCTGCACCGTGCACAGGTCAGAGTTCTGGAGCTCCTACCGCCTGAACATCACCGAGGTGAACCCCCTGGGCTTCAGCTACCGCCTCCTTGATGTCACCATGCAGGCCATCA TTAAGCCAGACCCTCCAGAGGGCTTGGTGGTGGAGCCCATCCCTCTGGCCCCACGGCGGCTCCACGTGAGCTGGAAGTACCCTTCCTCCTGGCCAAAGGAGCCCCACTTCCAGCTGAGGTTTCGGCTCCAGTACCGACCCGTCATCCACCGTTCCTGGTCCGTG gtaGAGACGGTGAATCTGTCTGAGGTTATCACAGACGCCTTCGCCGGGCTGGAGCACGTGGTGCAAGTCAGTGCCAAAGATTTCCTGGATGCGGGGAATTGGAGCGAGTGGAGTGCTGAGGCCCGGGCAACGCCAGTCATAG ACCTGGCCTCCACAGCAAGAGAAGAAACCACTACATATGCCAGACTGGAGAGCCTGGCTGAGGAGCCCTCCCAGGCTCCCAACCCTGAGCCCATCA ATGGCAGTGACCCCTTGGAGAAGATGGCCGTCCTGGTGTCCCTTGGGATCTTTGCCTTCTTCATCCTGGCTGCTGTTCTTGTCATCACCATCCTCATCTG GCTCCGGGTGAGGAAACACAGCAAGGACAAGACCAAACCCAGCTTTTTGGTTGCTGCCACCCACTTGAAGGCACTACCAA AAGCTCAGATCCTGTAG